In Bactrocera oleae isolate idBacOlea1 chromosome 5, idBacOlea1, whole genome shotgun sequence, a genomic segment contains:
- the vnd gene encoding homeobox protein vnd isoform X2: MANYNSNCGYYDDYIGYYTNTNVYQQDYCMQPEYEYNKHEYDLFDTKVPPSQRSSGFHISDILNLDGSELKNGVGPPHAAAVGPHSQTDISQHAQQQHHSSHLPHHLPQHHNNNNTSLHNNNNNSNSNGEAHSAHLTPPASVLSGTGSSNTLTVPNDEQPTQHSAGTTPTPAAVGGVVNGTAANVQPVSAHHQSSAAVAANAASAQATAHLIASHHNAVAAAAAAAAGQYLPKNFTSFSDELSSYHQMTHTVLAHPARSAWIKENELYGMQQPASPDSTSPHTSEVSYTYIGSNCQTSPALSGDYKTYSRSAESDALSVGDANSLHMQTHPGSAAHQQLHAHHQQLNKSMAGSGGVGGAGADNTSAGGSSSNPHDDSLIEDGIEEDILDDENDEENGNGSANGADGMPNKKRKRRVLFTKAQTYELERRFRQQRYLSAPEREHLASLIRLTPTQVKIWFQNHRYKTKRAQNEKGVYEHHPAMHPHHAAALPSPRRVAVPVLVRNGKPCLADGTKLPQDCMTQQMQNAAAAHNLVMHANGAAAYQHAAAVAAAGLHAAHAHSHQRPWWP; encoded by the exons ATGGCCAACTACAATTCAAATTGCGGCTATTACGATGACTACATCGGCTATTACACCAACACGAATGTGTATCAACAGGATTATTGCATGCAACCGGAGTATGAATACAACAAACATGAATATGA TCTCTTCGATACGAAGGTGCCGCCCTCGCAACGCTCCTCCGGCTTTCACATATCGGACATACTCAATTTGGACGGCAGCGAGCTGAAGAATGGCGTCGGGCCGCCACATGCCGCTGCCGTTGGCCCACACAGCCAAACGGATATTAGTCAACATGCGCAGCAGCAGCATCATTCTAGCCACCTGCCACATCATCTGCCTCAgcatcacaacaacaataacactagcttacataacaacaataacaatagtaacAGCAACGGTGAGGCTCACAGCGCACACTTAACACCACCGGCATCCGTTTTGAGCGGCACCGGTTCCAGCAATACCTTAACGGTACCCAACGATGAGCAGCCAACACAACACTCCGCCGGCACCACACCAACACCAGCAGCTGTAGGTGGTGTCGTCAATGGCACCGCTGCCAACGTACAGCCAGTCTCAGCACACCATCAAAGCTCCGCGGCTGTGGCGGCGAATGCTGCCTCAGCACAAGCAACCGCGCACCTGATCGCTAGTCATCACAATGCCGTGGCCGCGGCAGCCGCAGCCGCTGCTGGACAATATTTGCCAAAGAACTTCACCAGTTTTAGTGATGAATTGTCGTCGTATCACCAGATGACGCACACAGTGTTGGCGCATCCGGCGCGTAGCGCGTGGATTAAGGAAAATGAGCTTTATG GCATGCAACAGCCAGCCAGTCCTGACAGCACCTCACCGCACACCTCGGAGGTCTCCTATACCTACATTGGCTCCAATTGTCAAACCTCGCCAGCGCTCTCTGGCGATTACAAAACCTACAGTCGTTCTGCCGAAAGCGATGCGCTCTCCGTCGGCGATGCAAATTCGTTGCATATGCAAACCCATCCCGGCTCCGCGGCACACCAACAGCTGCATGCGCATCATCAACAGCTCAACAAAAGCATGGCAGGCAGTGGTGGCGTTGGCGGCGCAGGCGCGGATAACACCAGCGCCGGCGGCTCGTCCTCTAATCCGCACGACGACAGCCTCATTGAGGATGGCATCGAAGAGGATATTTTGGATGATGAAAACGATGAAGAAAACGGTAATGGCTCTGCCAATGGTGCCGACGGCATGCCAAATAAGAAACGTAAAAGGCGCGTGCTCTTTACCAAAGCCCAAACCTATGAATTGGAACGACGTTTTCGCCAACAGCGTTACCTATCGGCGCCGGAGCGCGAACATCTCGCCAGTTTGATTCGTCTAACACCAACGCAAGTCAAAATTTGGTTCCAAAATCATCGCTACAAGACGAAACGTGCACAAAATGAAAAAGGCGTCTACGAGCATCATCCCGCCATGCATCCGCATCATGCGGCCGCGCTGCCCTCACCGCGACGCGTGGCTGTGCCGGTTTTGGTACGAAATGGCAAACCATGCTTGGCGGATGGCACAAAACTGCCGCAGGATTGCATGACACAGCAAATGCAAAATGCGGCAGCAGCGCATAATTTGGTAATGCATGCAAATGGCGCCGCGGCCTATCAACATGCGGCTGCAGTGGCAGCAGCGGGTTTACATGCAGCGCATGCGCACTCACATCAGCGCCCATGGTGGCCCTAA
- the vnd gene encoding homeobox protein vnd isoform X3: protein MLWPNNKESLGTCCAFEFAAYSIFDRRSLIVNGVSSSCESLFDTKVPPSQRSSGFHISDILNLDGSELKNGVGPPHAAAVGPHSQTDISQHAQQQHHSSHLPHHLPQHHNNNNTSLHNNNNNSNSNGEAHSAHLTPPASVLSGTGSSNTLTVPNDEQPTQHSAGTTPTPAAVGGVVNGTAANVQPVSAHHQSSAAVAANAASAQATAHLIASHHNAVAAAAAAAAGQYLPKNFTSFSDELSSYHQMTHTVLAHPARSAWIKENELYGMQQPASPDSTSPHTSEVSYTYIGSNCQTSPALSGDYKTYSRSAESDALSVGDANSLHMQTHPGSAAHQQLHAHHQQLNKSMAGSGGVGGAGADNTSAGGSSSNPHDDSLIEDGIEEDILDDENDEENGNGSANGADGMPNKKRKRRVLFTKAQTYELERRFRQQRYLSAPEREHLASLIRLTPTQVKIWFQNHRYKTKRAQNEKGVYEHHPAMHPHHAAALPSPRRVAVPVLVRNGKPCLADGTKLPQDCMTQQMQNAAAAHNLVMHANGAAAYQHAAAVAAAGLHAAHAHSHQRPWWP from the exons ATGCTTTGGCCAAACAATAAAGAGTCACTGGGAACCTGCTGTGCCTTTGAATTCGCAGCATATTCGATATTCGACCGACGGAGTCTTATCGTTAACGGTGTGTCTTCTAGTTGCGAAAG TCTCTTCGATACGAAGGTGCCGCCCTCGCAACGCTCCTCCGGCTTTCACATATCGGACATACTCAATTTGGACGGCAGCGAGCTGAAGAATGGCGTCGGGCCGCCACATGCCGCTGCCGTTGGCCCACACAGCCAAACGGATATTAGTCAACATGCGCAGCAGCAGCATCATTCTAGCCACCTGCCACATCATCTGCCTCAgcatcacaacaacaataacactagcttacataacaacaataacaatagtaacAGCAACGGTGAGGCTCACAGCGCACACTTAACACCACCGGCATCCGTTTTGAGCGGCACCGGTTCCAGCAATACCTTAACGGTACCCAACGATGAGCAGCCAACACAACACTCCGCCGGCACCACACCAACACCAGCAGCTGTAGGTGGTGTCGTCAATGGCACCGCTGCCAACGTACAGCCAGTCTCAGCACACCATCAAAGCTCCGCGGCTGTGGCGGCGAATGCTGCCTCAGCACAAGCAACCGCGCACCTGATCGCTAGTCATCACAATGCCGTGGCCGCGGCAGCCGCAGCCGCTGCTGGACAATATTTGCCAAAGAACTTCACCAGTTTTAGTGATGAATTGTCGTCGTATCACCAGATGACGCACACAGTGTTGGCGCATCCGGCGCGTAGCGCGTGGATTAAGGAAAATGAGCTTTATG GCATGCAACAGCCAGCCAGTCCTGACAGCACCTCACCGCACACCTCGGAGGTCTCCTATACCTACATTGGCTCCAATTGTCAAACCTCGCCAGCGCTCTCTGGCGATTACAAAACCTACAGTCGTTCTGCCGAAAGCGATGCGCTCTCCGTCGGCGATGCAAATTCGTTGCATATGCAAACCCATCCCGGCTCCGCGGCACACCAACAGCTGCATGCGCATCATCAACAGCTCAACAAAAGCATGGCAGGCAGTGGTGGCGTTGGCGGCGCAGGCGCGGATAACACCAGCGCCGGCGGCTCGTCCTCTAATCCGCACGACGACAGCCTCATTGAGGATGGCATCGAAGAGGATATTTTGGATGATGAAAACGATGAAGAAAACGGTAATGGCTCTGCCAATGGTGCCGACGGCATGCCAAATAAGAAACGTAAAAGGCGCGTGCTCTTTACCAAAGCCCAAACCTATGAATTGGAACGACGTTTTCGCCAACAGCGTTACCTATCGGCGCCGGAGCGCGAACATCTCGCCAGTTTGATTCGTCTAACACCAACGCAAGTCAAAATTTGGTTCCAAAATCATCGCTACAAGACGAAACGTGCACAAAATGAAAAAGGCGTCTACGAGCATCATCCCGCCATGCATCCGCATCATGCGGCCGCGCTGCCCTCACCGCGACGCGTGGCTGTGCCGGTTTTGGTACGAAATGGCAAACCATGCTTGGCGGATGGCACAAAACTGCCGCAGGATTGCATGACACAGCAAATGCAAAATGCGGCAGCAGCGCATAATTTGGTAATGCATGCAAATGGCGCCGCGGCCTATCAACATGCGGCTGCAGTGGCAGCAGCGGGTTTACATGCAGCGCATGCGCACTCACATCAGCGCCCATGGTGGCCCTAA
- the vnd gene encoding homeobox protein vnd isoform X1: MYSSATVTPTSIADHLRLPTNAAAAAAFSSFPSLHSMSSLMVPSAAAAAAAAAPFLPWSPILLPPWGHPLLPAFYPAALRSALPGLFDTKVPPSQRSSGFHISDILNLDGSELKNGVGPPHAAAVGPHSQTDISQHAQQQHHSSHLPHHLPQHHNNNNTSLHNNNNNSNSNGEAHSAHLTPPASVLSGTGSSNTLTVPNDEQPTQHSAGTTPTPAAVGGVVNGTAANVQPVSAHHQSSAAVAANAASAQATAHLIASHHNAVAAAAAAAAGQYLPKNFTSFSDELSSYHQMTHTVLAHPARSAWIKENELYGMQQPASPDSTSPHTSEVSYTYIGSNCQTSPALSGDYKTYSRSAESDALSVGDANSLHMQTHPGSAAHQQLHAHHQQLNKSMAGSGGVGGAGADNTSAGGSSSNPHDDSLIEDGIEEDILDDENDEENGNGSANGADGMPNKKRKRRVLFTKAQTYELERRFRQQRYLSAPEREHLASLIRLTPTQVKIWFQNHRYKTKRAQNEKGVYEHHPAMHPHHAAALPSPRRVAVPVLVRNGKPCLADGTKLPQDCMTQQMQNAAAAHNLVMHANGAAAYQHAAAVAAAGLHAAHAHSHQRPWWP; the protein is encoded by the exons ATGTATAGCTCAGCGACAGTTACGCCCACCTCGATCGCAGATCATTTACGTTTGCCCACAAATGCTGCAGCGGCGGCGGCTTTCAGTTCCTTTCCTTCGTTGCACAGCATGAGCAGTTTAATGGTACCGTCCGCGGCTGCAGCTGCCGCAGCGGCGGCTCCTTTCCTGCCTTGGTCACCGATACTGCTGCCACCATGGGGACATCCACTGCTGCCCGCGTTCTATCCGGCGGCTTTGCGTAGCGCGTTACCGGG TCTCTTCGATACGAAGGTGCCGCCCTCGCAACGCTCCTCCGGCTTTCACATATCGGACATACTCAATTTGGACGGCAGCGAGCTGAAGAATGGCGTCGGGCCGCCACATGCCGCTGCCGTTGGCCCACACAGCCAAACGGATATTAGTCAACATGCGCAGCAGCAGCATCATTCTAGCCACCTGCCACATCATCTGCCTCAgcatcacaacaacaataacactagcttacataacaacaataacaatagtaacAGCAACGGTGAGGCTCACAGCGCACACTTAACACCACCGGCATCCGTTTTGAGCGGCACCGGTTCCAGCAATACCTTAACGGTACCCAACGATGAGCAGCCAACACAACACTCCGCCGGCACCACACCAACACCAGCAGCTGTAGGTGGTGTCGTCAATGGCACCGCTGCCAACGTACAGCCAGTCTCAGCACACCATCAAAGCTCCGCGGCTGTGGCGGCGAATGCTGCCTCAGCACAAGCAACCGCGCACCTGATCGCTAGTCATCACAATGCCGTGGCCGCGGCAGCCGCAGCCGCTGCTGGACAATATTTGCCAAAGAACTTCACCAGTTTTAGTGATGAATTGTCGTCGTATCACCAGATGACGCACACAGTGTTGGCGCATCCGGCGCGTAGCGCGTGGATTAAGGAAAATGAGCTTTATG GCATGCAACAGCCAGCCAGTCCTGACAGCACCTCACCGCACACCTCGGAGGTCTCCTATACCTACATTGGCTCCAATTGTCAAACCTCGCCAGCGCTCTCTGGCGATTACAAAACCTACAGTCGTTCTGCCGAAAGCGATGCGCTCTCCGTCGGCGATGCAAATTCGTTGCATATGCAAACCCATCCCGGCTCCGCGGCACACCAACAGCTGCATGCGCATCATCAACAGCTCAACAAAAGCATGGCAGGCAGTGGTGGCGTTGGCGGCGCAGGCGCGGATAACACCAGCGCCGGCGGCTCGTCCTCTAATCCGCACGACGACAGCCTCATTGAGGATGGCATCGAAGAGGATATTTTGGATGATGAAAACGATGAAGAAAACGGTAATGGCTCTGCCAATGGTGCCGACGGCATGCCAAATAAGAAACGTAAAAGGCGCGTGCTCTTTACCAAAGCCCAAACCTATGAATTGGAACGACGTTTTCGCCAACAGCGTTACCTATCGGCGCCGGAGCGCGAACATCTCGCCAGTTTGATTCGTCTAACACCAACGCAAGTCAAAATTTGGTTCCAAAATCATCGCTACAAGACGAAACGTGCACAAAATGAAAAAGGCGTCTACGAGCATCATCCCGCCATGCATCCGCATCATGCGGCCGCGCTGCCCTCACCGCGACGCGTGGCTGTGCCGGTTTTGGTACGAAATGGCAAACCATGCTTGGCGGATGGCACAAAACTGCCGCAGGATTGCATGACACAGCAAATGCAAAATGCGGCAGCAGCGCATAATTTGGTAATGCATGCAAATGGCGCCGCGGCCTATCAACATGCGGCTGCAGTGGCAGCAGCGGGTTTACATGCAGCGCATGCGCACTCACATCAGCGCCCATGGTGGCCCTAA